The DNA sequence CACTGTTCGTACTTCCAACTTACCCTACGCTACTGGCAGCGGTTGAGATGGATGACACAGGTTCAACTCGTATTGGTAAGTACGTATTTAACCACCCATTCTTCATTCCTGGTGTAGCAACAATCAGTACAGCGGTAGCACTAGGCTTCGCATTCGGCGGTCTATTTATCTAACACTCGCTGAAAAACCAAACCTAAAAGGAAGCTTCGGCTTCCTTTTTTCTTTTCTGAACAATGTGTTTATTTGATACGTATCAAATAAACATTATAAACTTAAAAACCCGAACAAAAATAACATTTGAATAAAATTCCAAGAATATTCACGCCATTCATTAACAATGCCTGCCAACGCAACCACCCCTTGTTTCTATCTAATTCACATCGAATATTAATCCAAGCTAACTAACCAAAAAACCTTGCTCTTTTTCTAACGTTTTTCAGCCTATTCATTGGTCACTATTTTTGTGAACAATACCAAAATTAAATGGCGACGTAAGGAATAAAATAACTGCAGTTAAATTAAATCTTAATTCATTTGGATATATAAATATAAAGATACTTATATTTAAAGTCGGCAACGTCATATAGATGAACGCTCTATAAGGGCAATAATTTTATATCGTTGAATGCTTTATAAATGTCACTGTATTTACAATCTATAAACATTAGTCGCTAATTCACGTCAATTCTATTTAGGATGATGTAAGGAGATAGCCATGACGACTCAGACGATACCAAGCGAGAAAAAAAAGGGCGGCTTCTTTGCCAACTTTAAATTCCCTTCTGCCTACACCATTCTATTTATTCTAATTGCATTCGTAGCCCTGCTTACCTGGGTTGTTCCAGCAGGCCAATACGACCGAGCAATGAATGAAGAGCTAGGTCGAGAAGTACCGGTAACCGGCACCTATCAAGCAGTAGAAGGTAACCCTCAAGGTGTGATTGACGTACTACTCGCGCCCATTGACGGTTTCTACGACCACAATAGCTATGAAGCTGCAGCCATCGACGTTTCACTGTTCATTCTAATCATTGGTGGCTTCTTAGGACTAGTAACCAAAACTGGTGCTATTGATGCCGGTATCGAACGTGTCACCGCCCGCCTAGAAGGGCGAGAAGAGTTGATGATACCGATACTGATGGCGCTGTTTGCTGCTGGCGGTACCGTCTACGGCATGGCGGAAGAATCACTGCCATTCTATACGCTGCTAGTACCAGTAATGATGGCCGCTCGCTTTGACCCTCTGGTTGCTGCTGCAACGGTATTGCTTGGCGCAGGGATTGGGGTGCTAGGGTCAACGATTAACCCATTCGCAACCGTGATCGCTGCCAACGCCTCTGGTATCCCATTCACCGACGGTATCGTGCTACGTGTTGGAATGCTGATTATTGGTTGGGGTATTTGTGTCGCTTACGTTATGCGTTACGCAAGAATGGTTCAAGCTGACCCAACAACATCGATTGTCTACGACAAATACGAAGAGAACAAAGCACACTTCCTTGGTAACGCGAGCGGCGAAAAACTTGAATTCACCGCGACTCGTAAACTGATTCTGACCATTTTCGGTGGCTCTTTCGCTGTGATGATTTACGGTGTATCAGTTGCTGGATGGTGGATGGCTGAGATCTCCGCGATGTTCTTAGCAGCAACAATCATCGTTGGTATTGTATCTCGCATGAGCGAAGAAGAGTTTACCACTAGCTTCATTGACGGTGCTCGAGACCTACTGGGCGTAGCACTTATCATAGGTATCGCACGTGGTATCGTGGTCGTAATGGACCGCGGTATGATCACCGACACCATTCTCTTCTCTGCAGAACAAATGGTGACGGGGCTTTCTTCAGTTATCTTTATTAACGTGATGTTCTTCTTAGAGATTCTATTATCATTCTTAGTACCATCAACGTCTGGATTAGCGGTACTGACTATGCCGATCATGGCACCGTTGGCCGATTTTGCAGGCGTCGGTCGTGACCTTGTTATCACCGCTTACCAATCCGCTTCCGGCTTGGTGAACCTAATCACCCCGACCTCTGCGGTAGTAATGGGTGGCTTGGCTATTGCCCGCGTCCCTTATGTTCGCTGGGTTAAATGGGTAATGCCATTAGTCGGTATCTTAATGGTGTTCTGCATCGTTGTACTAAGTATTGGTGCGCTTATCTAACTTAAAGCACTTCACTCCGTTCTCATCCAAAGCCGCTTCCATAGCGGCTTTTTTTATTGCTATCTAATCCAATTCCAACCCAATCACCAAAACAACCTGCCGAGCTGCACACGCTTCATTTAACGCCTCTCTATGACCTATATCAGTAGCAAAGCTTAAACAAGCAAAAACCACTTGCGACAAAGAGTAAGCCAACGTTTAAACATCAAAGTTAAAGCTAATAAATCGCCAACTATTCTTCGCTCTTATATTTATAAAAATATTTAGTCATTTATTAGCGTTAATTATATTTAAAGTAATTTACGCAGTAATAACCAAAGAGGAAATAGTAGTGATTTTTATAGAAAACGGGCTTTAAAAACCCAATTATAAAGTGTGACCACAATAGCTTTATTCGCATTTAAATTGTTAAATAATAATTAATTCTACGTACAAAATTAAATATATAAATACTAACATTGCATACTTCCAATCTAAGCTCATTCTTATCAATAAAACCATTTTGCATATAATCCCTCACAAATTGGATTCTAGCTAGGCGAATGAAAAAAGCATGCATAATATTCCCAAGGAGTTAACTATTTAGAAAAGACTAGCAATAGTTGAAAGTGCATAAAGTTTGTTAAAACCCTTGATTTTAAAGGGCTGCGGGATAAAAAACGATTTGTGATAGATCTCTAAGAATACCTGACTAGCAGGCGTAATATTAATTCCAGACAAGAGATATGAATAAAATAATTCATTCTTCTCAACTGAAAATAAATAATTACTCTTAGCGATAAAAGTAATTCAAATATATAAGAGAGAGACGATCATGAGTAAGTTCTATGTAGGTTCTGAAATAGGTCAATTACGCCGCGTTCTAGTTCACCGTCCAAGACGCGCACTGACTCACCTAACACCCTCTAACTGTCACGATTTGCTGTTTGATGACGTACTGGCTGTTGAGCGTGCAGGTAAAGAGCATGACGCATTTACTCAAACGCTACGTGATCAAGGTGTTGAGGTTCTTCTTCTTACTGACTTGCTAGCCGACACACTAGCGGTGTCAGAAGCGAAAGATTGGCTACTAAGCTGCCAAGTATCTGATTACCGTTTGGGTAAAACATTCGCCAATGATGTGCGCTGCTACTTGGGCGACTTACCAAACCTAGAGCTAGCAAAAATTCTAACGGGCGGTTTGTCTTACGCTGAGATGCCAATGAAATCATCTTCAATGATGCAAGGCATGCACGCACCAACCGACTTCATTATCGAGCCTCTACCAAACCACCTATTTACTCGCGACACATCTTGCTGGGTATACGGCGGTGTATCTATCAACCCAATGGCGAAACCAGCTCGTCAACGTGAAACAAACCACGTTCGCGCTATTTACCGCTGGCACCCAACATTCGCAGGCCAAGACTTCATTAAATACTTCGGCGATGAAGAAAAAATCAATTACGACAACTCTACGATTGAAGGTGGTGACGTTCTTGTACTTGGTCGTGGCGCGGTTCTTATCGGTATGTCTGAGCGTACAACAGCACAAGGTGTTGAACACTTAGCATCTAGCCTATTCAAACACGGTCAAGCGAAACAAGTTATCGCAATGCAGCTACCAAAACACCGCTCTTGCATGCACTTAGACACCGTAATGACGCACATGAACGAAGATACGTTCTCTGTTTACCCTGAAGTCGTGAGTAAAGATGTGCAGTGTTGGAACCTAACTGGTGATGAGTCAGGCGCAGTGAAAGTGAAAGAAGAAGGCTACTTCGTAACGGCTATCGAAAAAGCACTTGACGTAGACAAGCTAAACCTAATCACAACTGGTGGCGACAACTTCCATGCAGAACGTGAACAGTGGAACGATGCAAACAACGTGCTAACGGTTAAACCTGGCGTCGTTATTGGCTACGAAGGCAACACATACACCAACGAAAAATACGACAAAGCAGGCATCACGGTTCTTCCGATTCCAGGAGACGAGCTTGGCCGCGGTCGCGGTGGCGCACGCTGCATGAGCTGCCCAATTGAGCGTGATGGTATCTAATCACTAAGACGAAAACGGCCAAGTTGAACGATCTTAAATAATCTCAGCTTGGCCAAAATGAGAGAACACAATTATGACTAAGCAAACTGTTGTTGTTGCACTCGGCGGTAACGCCCTACTTCGTCGCGGTGAGCCGTTAGAAGCCGACGTTCAACGCCGTAATATTGAAACAGCGGTTAAAACCATCTCTGAAATCGCGAAAGTGTACAACGTCGTGTTAGTGCATGGTAATGGCCCACAAGTTGGCTTACTTGCCTTGCAAGGTTTGGAATACAAAAAAGTAAACCCGTACCCGCTCGATGTTTTGGGCAGTGAAACTCAAGGCATGATCGGCTACATGTTGATGCAAGAGTTCAAGAACTACCTGCCTGACCGCAACATCTCATGCATGCTAACGCAAATGACCGTCGATCCGAACGACCCTGCATTTGCTGATCCAACGAAGCCAATTGGCCCGATCTACGAAGAAGCAGAAGCACGTGAATTGGCGGAAAAATACCACTGGATAGTAAAACCAGATGGCAAACATTTCCGTCGTGTAGTACCAAGCCCAAGACCGACAGGCATTGTTGAACACGAAGCGATCACACAGCTTATTGAGGCGGGTCACCTAGTCATTTGTACTGGTGGCGGTGGTATCCCAGTGAAAAAAGAGAATGGCAAATTAGTCGGGGTTGAAGCTGTTATCGATAAAGACATGTCGGCCGCTTTCTTAGCTAAACAATTGGATGCAGATGCGCTGCTTATTTTGACCGACGCTGACGCTGTATACCTTGATTGGGGCAAACCAACTCAACACGCACTGCGCAGTACCACACCAGGTGAATTGGAGAAGTTTGAATTTGATGAAGGCTCAATGGGGCCAAAAATTGAAGCATCATGCGAATTCATTCAACAAGGCGGCAAAGTGGTTGGTATCGGCGCACTCGAAGATGGCTTGCAAATACTGCAAGGCCAAGCGGGCACCAATATCACCAAAGATTAACGCACTAGCGAGCTTTATCATCTTGAAAAACTTAAAGCTTGAGAACCTTAAAGCTTAAGAAGCTGAAACCTTGAGAGCTTTTAAAACTTGCGAAAACAGAATTAAACGAAACAAACAGAACCGAACAAATTTAACTAAAAAATTGAATCGCGCTTTCTTGAATTTTCTTTCCCTGTAACAAGAAAGCGCCTAAATCTAAGAAGGAATACATCATGGCTTTTAACCTACGCAATCGTAACTTCCTAAAACTACTAGATTTCACTCCACGCGAAATTCAACACTTGTTAGATCTTTCTATGGAGCTAAAAAAAGCGAAGTACAACGGTTACGAACAGCCAACACTGACTGGCAAAAACATTGCGCTTATCTTTGAGAAAACGTCTACTCGTACTCGTTGTGCATTTGAAGTTGCCGCGTTCGACCAAGGTGCTCGAGTGTCTTACTTAGGCCCATCTGGCTCTCAAATTGGCCACAAAGAATCAATGAAAGATACCGCTCGCGTTCTTGGCCGTATGTACGATGGCATTGAATACCGCGGCTTCGGTCAAGAAATCGTTGAAGAGCTAGGCGCTTACGCTGGTGTACCGGTATGGAATGGTCTGACTGACGAATTCCACCCAACACAGATCCTTGCTGACTTCCTAACTATGACGGAATACGGTCGTGGTAAACAACTGCATGAAATCAGCTTTGCTTACCTAGGTGATGCTCGCAACAACATGGGTAACTCTCTGATGGTTGGCGCTGCGAAAATGGGCATGGACATTCGCCTTGTTGCTCCAAAACAATTCTGGCCACAAGAAGAGCTATTGGCTCAATGTCGTGAAATCGCAGAACACACTGGCGGCAAAATTACGCTAACAGAAGATGTTCAAGAAGGCGTGCAAGGTTGTGACTTCCTATACACCGACGTTTGGGTATCCATGGGCGAAGCGAAAGAAGCATGGGCTGAGCGCATTAACCTAATGATGCCTTACCAAGTCAACATGGACATGATCAAAGCGACAGGCAACCCACATGTGAAATTCATGCACTGCCTACCGGCTTTCCACGGCGAAGATACCACAGTAGGCAAGCAGCTTGCTGCTGAATATCCGCAGCTTAAAGATGGCGTAGAAGTGACAGATGAAGTGGTCGAGTCTGAATACTCTATCGTGTTCGATGAAGCAGAAAACCGCATGCATACCATCAAAGCAGTAATGGTTGCGACATTAGGCAGCTAAGAAGTTAAGAAGTTAAGAAGTTAAGAAGTTAAGAAATTAAGCACTCACTTGTTCGCAAGACGTTAATAAGTTAGGTGTAATGACAGGGAAATGCGGGTGGCGTTCTTGGGATTTTGACCTTGGATAAAGCTCGCATTTTTTTTCATGTAGTTGAATAGATTATTACCTAAAAAAGCCTGAGATTCTCAGTTCCAACAAAGGCTTAAACGGAAGCTTAAAACGGACGTTATTTCGCATAAAAATCCATTAAATGAATACTTTACAGAAAGTATTGCATGGACTTTTTATCTGAGTATAATCCTCCGCAATTTGTCTTAAGAGAGCAAAAAATGAACCGCAATTTTGTCGCACATGATTGTCAACCAATACGCCTTAGAATGGCGTTGGTGTCATTTTTATTTTGCTCTATTGATCGTTTCGAAGCCTCCTATTTTTAGGGGGCTTTTTTTTGTCCGCAATTTGACTGTATGCATAGAAAAAGGAAGACCCGTTATGGCGCATTCGTTATTTAACAAGCACATCATCTCCATTCCAGAACTCTCTCGTGATGAACTGGAGCTTATCGTCGATACTGCCGCAAGACTCAAAGCAGAGCCAAATCCAGAGCTGCTGAAAAATAAGGTTGTCGCGAGTTGCTTCTTTGAACCTTCAACTCGAACTCGCCTTTCATTTGAAACCGCAGTTCAACGCCTTGGCGGCACCGTCATCGGCTTTGATAATGGCGGAAACACATCACTGGCTAAGAAAGGCGAAACACTTGCCGATTCGGTGCAGGTCATTTCTTCTTACGTTGATGCCTTTGTGATGCGTCACCCGCAAGAAGGCGCAGCACGTTTAGCCTCTGAATTTTCTAACGGTGTGCCAATTGTGAATGGTGGCGACGGTGCGAACCAACACCCAACGCAGACCTTGTTGGATCTGTTCTCGATTTACGAAACGCAAGGCACGCTCGATAACCTCAATGTGGCATTCGTTGGCGACCTAAAATATGGCCGTACCGTGCACTCATTGACGCAAGCATTATCAAAATTCAATAACGTGCGTTTCTTCTTTATCGCGCCAGAAGTGTTAGCGATGCCAGATTATATCTGTGAAGAATTAGAAGAGATGGGCATCCAATACAGCACCCACAGCAGCATTGAAGAAGTGGTGCCTGAACTGGATGTTCTGTACATGACTCGCGTACAGAAAGAGCGCTTTGATGCGTCAGAATACGCACACATGAAATCGGCTTACATTCTGACGGCCGATACGCTGAAAGACGCTCGCCAAAACATGAAGGTACTTCACCCACTGCCACGCGTCGACGAAATCACAACTGACGTCGATAAAACGCCACACGCTTACTACTTCGAACAAGCCGAAAACGGTGTGTATGCACGTGAAGCTTTATTAGCCCTAGTTCTAAACGACACTTTATAAGCAGGAGATACAGTCATGGTTAAACAAACTCAGCTACAAGTAGAAGCGATCCGTAACGGCAGCGTCATTGACCACATCCCTGCTCATCTTGGGATTAAAATTCTCAAACTGTTCAAGCTGCATAAAACAGAGCAACGCATCACGATGGGGTTAAACCTGCCATCATCAGCGCTCGGCAATAAAGACCTAATCAAGATTGAGAACATCTTTCTGACCAAGGAACAAGCTAACCAATTGGCTCTGTACGCTCCACAAGCGACAGTGAATCAGATTGAAGAGTACAAAGTGGTCAACAAGCTCACACTTGTGCTGCCAGAACAAATCAACAGTGTGTTCGCCTGCCCAAATAGCAACTGTATTTCACACGGTGAACCTGTCGAAAGTAGCTTTAAAGTGCAGCTAAAACACGAAAACGTACAGCTAAAATGTCACTACTGTGAAAAAGTATTCTCTCGCGAGATCATGAGTGAAATTCGCTAACCCTTAGCGCTACTACCTCCGCAACAAAAACCCTTCATAACTTATGGATATTTATTCCCAACGCGGAATAAATATCCACTTAACCAAAGAATAAAACTCCACAATAAAAGCAATTAACCAGAATTTTGTTTGGTGATCGCCTTCAAAAAGATAACTATCCTTTAGTGGTAGACTCAATGCATAGATGATCATACATCTCGCATACCCTCCCTCTTATTTCGGGGTTCATCGGTAAGCCCTAATTAACAATCGTACTCTACGGCTTTGGGAGTGCGTTCTGCGCTATGGACAAGCGATATCAACACGTTGACCTTAAGGAGTTGTTCATGAACCAAATCACTGAGCACGGTTGCTTGTATTCAGCTGAAGATAAAACACTGACTGCCGCGTGCAAACGCTTACTGCAACAGCAAAGCTTCTCGACCCAGAACCAACTGCGCGAGAAACTCGTCGATATTGGCTATACAGGTATCAGTCAATCGACCGTCTCTCGCATTTTGTCACAGCTTGGCGTTGTCAAAATTCAGAATGCCTGTGGCAAAAAGGTTTACTGCATCACGGTTGAAAGCGCGCCTGTGCGTGTCGATGCCTCAATCTCATCACAAATCGAATTAATTACTCACAACCAAGCGATGGTGATTGTAAAAACAAACCCTGGTTGCGCACAGTTGGTCGCAAGATTAGTCGATATCGACCCACATACCGAGATTATCGGTACGGTTGGCGGCAATGACACAGTGTTAATTATTCCGAAAGACACCACGAATATAGATGCTTGCGAACAAGTAGTAAGAGCACGCTTAGGAGTGGCTTAAATGTCTTATTGGCAAGGGCTGTTCACTGCAGTTGCGCAGCTAACCCTCTCTCGACTGCCTAAGAAAGTGGCTCACCCGCCCTAGCGGATATTTGCTGGTCGATGAAACTAATCACAAACTATTACGGTCTGATTGAGTTAAGATACCTTCAACTCCATTTTGATGACTAAATAGTATGCGACGACTTGCCACATTACTTTTTGTTTGTGTTTCCCTGTTCACCCAGCCTGCGTGGGCGCTTTTTGGAAACGACAACGCCGAGCCAAGCTTCGGAGGCAATAACAACGGTTTTGTCCCTGTAGACCAAGCTTTTCCTTTCAATTACTACCAGCAAGACGGCAAGGTCCTTCTCGACTGGCAAGTAAAAGAGGGCTACTACCTCTATCAACATAGCCTCTCGTTCACAGGCCAAAACCTCGCTATCGGCAACGTTGAAATGGAAGATGGCCAACCACACCAAGATGAATTCTTCGGTGAGGTAAGCATTTATACTCAGCCGTTATTCGTGCAAGTTCCTCTACAGAGTTACCAAGATGGCTCACAGCTGATCGTTAAGTATCAAGGTTGTGCCGATGCTGGTTTT is a window from the Vibrio splendidus genome containing:
- a CDS encoding arginine repressor, with amino-acid sequence MNQITEHGCLYSAEDKTLTAACKRLLQQQSFSTQNQLREKLVDIGYTGISQSTVSRILSQLGVVKIQNACGKKVYCITVESAPVRVDASISSQIELITHNQAMVIVKTNPGCAQLVARLVDIDPHTEIIGTVGGNDTVLIIPKDTTNIDACEQVVRARLGVA
- a CDS encoding YfcC family protein, with amino-acid sequence MTTQTIPSEKKKGGFFANFKFPSAYTILFILIAFVALLTWVVPAGQYDRAMNEELGREVPVTGTYQAVEGNPQGVIDVLLAPIDGFYDHNSYEAAAIDVSLFILIIGGFLGLVTKTGAIDAGIERVTARLEGREELMIPILMALFAAGGTVYGMAEESLPFYTLLVPVMMAARFDPLVAAATVLLGAGIGVLGSTINPFATVIAANASGIPFTDGIVLRVGMLIIGWGICVAYVMRYARMVQADPTTSIVYDKYEENKAHFLGNASGEKLEFTATRKLILTIFGGSFAVMIYGVSVAGWWMAEISAMFLAATIIVGIVSRMSEEEFTTSFIDGARDLLGVALIIGIARGIVVVMDRGMITDTILFSAEQMVTGLSSVIFINVMFFLEILLSFLVPSTSGLAVLTMPIMAPLADFAGVGRDLVITAYQSASGLVNLITPTSAVVMGGLAIARVPYVRWVKWVMPLVGILMVFCIVVLSIGALI
- the pyrI gene encoding aspartate carbamoyltransferase regulatory subunit, with amino-acid sequence MVKQTQLQVEAIRNGSVIDHIPAHLGIKILKLFKLHKTEQRITMGLNLPSSALGNKDLIKIENIFLTKEQANQLALYAPQATVNQIEEYKVVNKLTLVLPEQINSVFACPNSNCISHGEPVESSFKVQLKHENVQLKCHYCEKVFSREIMSEIR
- a CDS encoding ornithine carbamoyltransferase, producing MAFNLRNRNFLKLLDFTPREIQHLLDLSMELKKAKYNGYEQPTLTGKNIALIFEKTSTRTRCAFEVAAFDQGARVSYLGPSGSQIGHKESMKDTARVLGRMYDGIEYRGFGQEIVEELGAYAGVPVWNGLTDEFHPTQILADFLTMTEYGRGKQLHEISFAYLGDARNNMGNSLMVGAAKMGMDIRLVAPKQFWPQEELLAQCREIAEHTGGKITLTEDVQEGVQGCDFLYTDVWVSMGEAKEAWAERINLMMPYQVNMDMIKATGNPHVKFMHCLPAFHGEDTTVGKQLAAEYPQLKDGVEVTDEVVESEYSIVFDEAENRMHTIKAVMVATLGS
- the pyrB gene encoding aspartate carbamoyltransferase, which gives rise to MAHSLFNKHIISIPELSRDELELIVDTAARLKAEPNPELLKNKVVASCFFEPSTRTRLSFETAVQRLGGTVIGFDNGGNTSLAKKGETLADSVQVISSYVDAFVMRHPQEGAARLASEFSNGVPIVNGGDGANQHPTQTLLDLFSIYETQGTLDNLNVAFVGDLKYGRTVHSLTQALSKFNNVRFFFIAPEVLAMPDYICEELEEMGIQYSTHSSIEEVVPELDVLYMTRVQKERFDASEYAHMKSAYILTADTLKDARQNMKVLHPLPRVDEITTDVDKTPHAYYFEQAENGVYAREALLALVLNDTL
- the arcC gene encoding carbamate kinase, which produces MTKQTVVVALGGNALLRRGEPLEADVQRRNIETAVKTISEIAKVYNVVLVHGNGPQVGLLALQGLEYKKVNPYPLDVLGSETQGMIGYMLMQEFKNYLPDRNISCMLTQMTVDPNDPAFADPTKPIGPIYEEAEARELAEKYHWIVKPDGKHFRRVVPSPRPTGIVEHEAITQLIEAGHLVICTGGGGIPVKKENGKLVGVEAVIDKDMSAAFLAKQLDADALLILTDADAVYLDWGKPTQHALRSTTPGELEKFEFDEGSMGPKIEASCEFIQQGGKVVGIGALEDGLQILQGQAGTNITKD
- the arcA gene encoding arginine deiminase, whose translation is MSKFYVGSEIGQLRRVLVHRPRRALTHLTPSNCHDLLFDDVLAVERAGKEHDAFTQTLRDQGVEVLLLTDLLADTLAVSEAKDWLLSCQVSDYRLGKTFANDVRCYLGDLPNLELAKILTGGLSYAEMPMKSSSMMQGMHAPTDFIIEPLPNHLFTRDTSCWVYGGVSINPMAKPARQRETNHVRAIYRWHPTFAGQDFIKYFGDEEKINYDNSTIEGGDVLVLGRGAVLIGMSERTTAQGVEHLASSLFKHGQAKQVIAMQLPKHRSCMHLDTVMTHMNEDTFSVYPEVVSKDVQCWNLTGDESGAVKVKEEGYFVTAIEKALDVDKLNLITTGGDNFHAEREQWNDANNVLTVKPGVVIGYEGNTYTNEKYDKAGITVLPIPGDELGRGRGGARCMSCPIERDGI